A single Phragmites australis chromosome 4, lpPhrAust1.1, whole genome shotgun sequence DNA region contains:
- the LOC133916304 gene encoding eukaryotic translation initiation factor 2 subunit alpha homolog, whose product MPNLECRMYEARFPEVDAAVMIQVKHIADMGAYVSLLEYNNVEGMILFSELSRRRIRSISSLIKVGRLEPAIVLRVDRDKGYIDLSKRRVSEEEAHACEDRYNKSKLVHSIMRHVAETLDIDLEPLYQRIGWPLYRKYGHAFEAFKLIVADPDAILDALTYEEKENGPDGHEVVKVVPAVTPEVKDSLVKNIRRRMTPQPLKIRADIEMKCFQFDGVLHIKQAMKKAEAAGNDNCPVKIKLVAPPLYVLTTQTLDKDQGISVLTDAIKACTAEIEKYKGKLIVKEPPRAVSEREDKLFLDQIDSLMEQNAEVDGDDDSEGEEDTGMGDVDLNNSGVNAY is encoded by the exons ATGCCGAACCTCGAGTGCCGGATGTACGAGGCGCGGTTCCCTGAGGTGGACGCGGCGGTGATGATCCAGGTGAAGCACATCGCCGACATGGGCGCGTACGTCTCACTCCTCGAGTACAACAACGTCGAGGGCATGATCCTCTTCTCCGAGCTTTCCCGCCGCCGCATCCGCTCCATCTCCTCCCTCATCAAGGTCGGCCGCCTGGAGCCCGCCATTGTGCTCCGTGTGGACCGTGACAAGGGATACATCGACCTCTCCAAGCGCCGCGtttcggaggaggaggcgcacgCCTGCGAGGACAGGTACAACAAGTCCAAGCTCGTGCACTCCATCATGCGCCACGTCGCCGAGACGCTCGACATCGACCTCGAGCCGCTCTACCAGCGGATTGGCTGGCCGCTCTACCGCAAGTACGGCCACGCTTTCGAGGCCTTCAAGCTCATCGTCGCCGACCCCGACGCTATCCTCGACGCGCTTACCTATGAGGAGAAGGAGAACGGCCCAGACGGTCACGAG GTTGTTAAGGTGGTGCCTGCTGTCACCCCTGAGGTTAAGGATTCTCTTGTGAAGAACataaggaggaggatgacaccACAACCACTTAAGATCCGTGCTGATATCGAGATGAAATGCTTCCAGTTTGATGGGGTGCTCCACATTAAG CAAGCCATGAAGAAAGCTGAAGCTGCTGGCAATGATAACTGTCCTGTGAAGATTAAGCTGGTTGCTCCTCCACTTTATGTTCTGACCACACAAACTCTTGACAAG GACCAAGGCATTTCAGTTCTCACTGATGCAATTAAAGCTTGTACAGCAGAGATTGAAAAATACAAGGGAAAGTTAATAGTGAAGGAACCGCCAAGAGCT GTAAgtgagcgggaagataagctatTCCTTGACCAGATTGATTCCCTGATGGAGCAAAATGCAGAGGTTGATGGTGACGATGACAGCGAAGGGGAGGAAGATACAGGAATGGGCGATGTTGACCTTAATAATTCTGGTGTCAATGCATATTAA
- the LOC133916306 gene encoding mitochondrial import inner membrane translocase subunit TIM22-4-like gives MASPEPSAAGAGAGGESASQAAAVEPIRMPTVEEIKGQDIWNNCAVRSVVSGVMGGGLGVLMGLFFGALDNPITAEEMTGRQQIVYTAKQMGRRSISNAKTFAVMGLIFSAAECVIEKARAKHDTTNTAVAGCVTGGTLAVRGGPKATCVGCVGFAAFSVAIEKFFDRHT, from the exons ATGGCCTCGCCGGAGCCATCCGCAGCGGGTGCCGGAGCCGGTGGCGAGTCGGCGAGCCAGGCGGCAGCGGTGGAGCCGATCCGGATGCCGACGGTGGAGGAGATAAAGGGGCAGGACATCTGGAACAACTGCGCCGTCCGCAGCGTCGTCAGTGGTGTCATGG GAGGTGGTCTTGGTGTACTTATGGGGCTATTCTTTGGAGCTTTGGACAATCCAATAACAGCAGAAGAGATGACTGGAAGGCAACAAATAGTATACACGGCAAAACAGATGGGCAGGAGAAGCATAAGCAATGCCAAAACCTTTGCAGTCATGGGGCTGATTTTCTCCGCAGCTGAATGTGTCATAGAGAAG GCTCGGGCAAAGCATGACACCACCAATACAGCGGTAGCTGGCTGTGTCACAGGAGGAACTTTAGCTGTAAGAG GTGGCCCTAAAGCTACATGCGTTGGATGTGTGGGTTTTGCTGCCTTCTCAGTGGCGATTGAGAAGTTCTTTGATCGGCATACTTGA
- the LOC133914370 gene encoding uncharacterized protein LOC133914370 — MEDSVGEEERREQEKTVAQAGARQEGVEASGGGEPGEDGGFLSAVASKIGAAMSGTNDSGGEVNVTAPSNGEEKEKEDGNGGGGIFHKLLSSSPPASSLASGAMETEEVNGEEKDQDAVGEQAGILSAMASKIGMTMSGANGNGNHNSEDDAKMSNGDAVDGSKGEEKEKGDEANGGGSLSAMATKIGMAMSGANGDGNHGGSGDDAKTSNGEAVHGSKGAEEGHEANGGGILGVVASKISMAVSGTNGNGNHNSEDDAKTSNGEAVHGSKSEEKKGVEGNGGGLVEQIISNLPSGDQAPDADEASLLIAIIED; from the exons ATGGAAGACTCGGTGGGCGAGGAGGAAAGGAGGGAGCAGGAAAAGACGGTGGCGCAGGCGGGAGCGCGTCAAGAAGGAGTAGAAGCTAGTGGTGGTGGTGAGCCAGGTGAGGATGGCGGGTTCCTGAGCGCCGTGGCGTCCAAGATAGGCGCAGCGATGTCCGGGACAAATGACAGCGGCGGCGAGGTCAATGTGACCGCGCCGTCTAATggtgaggagaaggagaaggaagacggcaatggcggcggcggaatCTTCCATAAGCTCCTGTCCAGCTCGCCCCCTGCTTCGTCGCTAGCATCAG GAGCAATGGAAACAGAGGAGGTGAATGGGGAAGAGAAAGATCAGGACGCGGTAGGCGAGCAAGCCGGGATTCTGAGCGCTATGGCTTCCAAGATCGGCATGACCATGTCTGGCGCCAATGGCAATGGCAACCACAACAGCGAGGACGACGCCAAGATGAGCAATGGCGACGCTGTTGATGGCAGTAAGggtgaggagaaggagaagggggacgAAGCGAATGGTGGTGGGAGTCTGAGTGCCATGGCCACCAAGATCGGCATGGCCATGTCTGGCGCAAATGGTGACGGGAACCATGGCGGCAGCGGGGACGACGCCAAGACGAGCAATGGCGAAGCTGTTCATGGAAGTAAGGGTGCGGAGGAGGGGCACGAAGCGAATGGGGGTGGGATTCTGGGAGTTGTGGCTTCCAAGATCAGCATGGCCGTGTCTGGCACCAATGGCAACGGAAACCACAACAGTGAGGACGATGCTAAGACGAGCAATGGCGAAGCTGTTCATGGCAGCAAGagcgaggagaagaagggggtAGAAGGGAATGGCGGTGGGCTCGTTGAGCAGATCATCTCCAACCTGCCCTCAG GTGATCAGGCGCCAGATGCCGATGAGGCTTCCCTGCTTATCGCCATTATTGAAGACTAG